In a single window of the Gossypium hirsutum isolate 1008001.06 chromosome A13, Gossypium_hirsutum_v2.1, whole genome shotgun sequence genome:
- the LOC107894952 gene encoding putative lipid-transfer protein DIR1 → MEGYAKLMIVTMVVAGLALGSGPMVANGQKVCGMNKEGFKACQPSVTAGNPSPPPPSAACCMALDEADLTCLCFFKNSKWMNDYGIDFNRAKNLPVQCNLAKSFNC, encoded by the coding sequence ATGGAGGGATACGCTAAGCTTATGATCGTGACAATGGTGGTAGCTGGTTTAGCCCTTGGGTCCGGACCCATGGTGGCAAATGGTCAGAAAGTTTGTGGCATGAACAAAGAAGGTTTCAAGGCATGCCAGCCGAGCGTGACTGCCGGGAACCCCAGCCCTCCGCCACCGTCGGCTGCATGTTGCATGGCTTTAGACGAAGCCGACCTCACATGCCTTTGTTTCTTCAAGAATTCCAAGTGGATGAACGATTATGGAATCGATTTCAATCGAGCTAAGAACCTGCCCGTGCAATGCAATTTGGCCAAATCTTTCAATTGCTAG